Proteins encoded within one genomic window of Candidatus Dormiibacterota bacterium:
- a CDS encoding 3-isopropylmalate dehydrogenase codes for MPFRIAVIPGDGIGPEVIAQGLRVLEAVTAVTGTQLDFVSYDLGAERYLQTGEIIPDAVFAELQAADAIYLGAVGDPRVLNPQYAAGLLLRLRFELDLWVNLRPSRLLALGLTPLRDAGSIDLVVVRENTEGAYVGIGGQFKRGTPDEIAIQEDVNTRKGVERIIHYAFELARRRRAAGHRGRVTMVDKSNALYHAHDLWQRVFALERQGASEIEAEHLFVDAAAMQLVKDPSRFDVIVTSNMFGDILSDLASELVGGLGQAPSANINPDNRRGLFEPVHGSAPKHAGKGIANPVGAILAGAMMLRHLGDEAGASQIENAVMAAAGDRRTTKDLGGALSTTAAADAVLERLERIGSSRPS; via the coding sequence ATGCCGTTTCGGATCGCCGTCATCCCGGGCGACGGCATTGGTCCCGAGGTCATCGCCCAGGGTCTGCGGGTCCTGGAAGCCGTCACCGCCGTCACCGGTACCCAATTGGATTTTGTGAGCTATGACCTGGGGGCCGAGCGCTACCTGCAAACGGGGGAGATCATCCCTGACGCGGTCTTTGCCGAGCTCCAGGCGGCCGATGCCATCTATCTGGGCGCCGTCGGCGATCCGCGGGTGCTAAACCCGCAGTATGCGGCCGGGCTGCTCCTGCGCCTGCGATTCGAGCTGGATCTCTGGGTCAACCTGCGGCCCTCTCGGCTGCTCGCGCTCGGTCTGACGCCGTTACGCGATGCCGGGTCGATCGACCTGGTCGTCGTCCGCGAGAACACCGAGGGTGCCTACGTCGGCATCGGCGGGCAGTTCAAGCGGGGGACCCCGGACGAGATCGCGATCCAGGAGGACGTGAACACCCGCAAGGGTGTCGAACGCATCATTCATTACGCATTCGAGCTGGCGCGGCGGCGCCGGGCGGCCGGCCATCGAGGCCGCGTCACGATGGTCGACAAAAGCAATGCGCTCTATCACGCGCACGACCTCTGGCAACGCGTCTTCGCGCTGGAGCGGCAGGGCGCGTCCGAGATCGAGGCGGAGCATCTCTTCGTTGACGCGGCGGCGATGCAACTCGTGAAGGATCCATCCCGCTTCGACGTCATCGTGACGTCCAATATGTTCGGCGACATTCTGAGCGACCTGGCCTCCGAACTTGTTGGCGGACTCGGCCAGGCGCCCTCGGCGAACATCAATCCAGACAACCGCCGCGGCCTCTTCGAACCCGTGCACGGGTCGGCACCGAAGCATGCCGGCAAAGGCATCGCCAATCCGGTGGGGGCCATCCTCGCCGGCGCGATGATGCTGCGCCACCTCGGCGATGAGGCCGGAGCCAGCCAGATCGAAAACGCCGTGATGGCGGCGGCGGGTGACCGGCGCACCACGAAGGACCTGGGCGGTGCGCTGAGCACGACGGCCGCCGCCGATGCCGTGCTCGAGCGACTTGAGAGAATTGGGTCATCGCGTCCCTCCTGA
- a CDS encoding aconitase family protein: MSPATKPVDRSQDSGHLVRGRALIFWDPKIPGKKLDAIDTDQITPADDCVSESLDRLDERWKVGTFRYLMPDFRRRVHRGETFVIAGERFGIGSSREMSPAGLKAIAEEAGLEIVIVCGDGVGDIFRRNALNLGLHVVQSRAASEDAQEGDVLTFDSKTRRLTNETRGKSYEPVPLTPVEENIRRSGGIIAVGRREFAESIERVPRVEWPDRQTARGLSSTEQVVWAHRVDKDAEVRPGSTLRVWCDLLPASDGTAPFTIHTFNQITGGDTIYPRQAAIANDHFVFSGRNADDKQTSIGRDFAKLHEITKPYYATPGDGIFHFYFPEQGLVVPGSFIPGADSHSRAYGAYGAVGTGVGSTQLGFGWSTGYIYFTPAKRRRVVFTGRLRPWVSGKDVVLALLRRWGKAQAQGMSVEFVDAERQLPIPYRNTVANMMAEAEAQNGIFAPDEVTLDWYRRKGIGNLPYPRFEPGDQVAWDIDETLDLSELVPFIAKPFAPGNAFPADEVAREKLAFDKAFIGSCTNGGYDDLLEAALVLRAGREHGFEKAPKTFVIFPGSGGVKRDIENPEPRLGGESIASVLRSVGGEIRESWCGPCFGQGPDALKKGEVAITSFNRNWQNRMGVGGLGYLASPAVVASSALLGYMAGPTALGIEWNPERFDASI; this comes from the coding sequence GTGAGCCCGGCCACCAAGCCGGTCGACCGGTCGCAGGACAGCGGTCACCTGGTCCGAGGTCGCGCGCTCATCTTCTGGGACCCGAAGATTCCGGGGAAGAAGCTCGACGCCATCGACACCGACCAGATCACACCAGCCGACGACTGCGTTTCGGAGAGCCTCGACCGACTCGACGAGCGCTGGAAGGTCGGCACCTTCCGTTACCTGATGCCCGACTTTCGGCGACGGGTGCATCGAGGCGAGACGTTCGTGATCGCCGGCGAACGCTTCGGCATCGGGTCGTCGCGCGAGATGAGCCCGGCGGGACTCAAAGCGATCGCCGAAGAAGCCGGACTCGAGATCGTGATCGTCTGCGGCGACGGCGTGGGCGACATCTTCCGGCGCAACGCGCTCAATCTCGGCCTGCACGTCGTCCAGAGCCGCGCGGCTTCGGAAGATGCGCAGGAGGGCGACGTGCTGACCTTCGATTCGAAGACCCGCCGGCTGACGAACGAGACGCGTGGCAAGAGTTACGAGCCGGTGCCGCTGACGCCCGTCGAAGAGAACATCCGTCGGTCCGGTGGGATCATCGCGGTCGGACGGCGCGAGTTCGCCGAATCCATCGAACGCGTGCCCCGCGTGGAGTGGCCGGATCGTCAAACAGCCCGCGGTTTGTCCAGTACGGAGCAGGTCGTCTGGGCCCATCGTGTCGACAAAGATGCTGAGGTGCGGCCGGGTAGCACGTTGCGCGTCTGGTGCGACCTGTTGCCCGCCTCGGACGGCACCGCGCCCTTTACGATCCATACGTTCAACCAGATCACCGGCGGCGACACGATCTATCCTCGGCAGGCCGCCATCGCGAACGATCACTTCGTGTTTTCCGGCCGTAACGCCGACGACAAGCAGACCTCGATTGGGCGCGATTTCGCGAAGCTGCACGAGATCACCAAGCCCTACTACGCCACGCCTGGCGATGGGATCTTCCACTTCTACTTTCCTGAGCAGGGCCTGGTCGTGCCCGGGTCGTTCATCCCTGGCGCCGACTCGCACAGTCGCGCCTACGGCGCGTACGGCGCCGTCGGCACCGGCGTGGGCAGCACGCAGCTCGGCTTCGGCTGGTCGACCGGCTACATCTATTTCACGCCGGCCAAGCGCCGTCGCGTGGTCTTTACGGGCCGGTTGCGTCCATGGGTCAGCGGTAAGGACGTCGTGTTGGCGCTGCTGCGCCGTTGGGGGAAAGCCCAGGCGCAAGGCATGAGCGTCGAGTTCGTCGACGCCGAACGCCAGCTGCCCATTCCGTATCGCAATACCGTCGCGAACATGATGGCCGAGGCCGAGGCGCAGAACGGCATCTTCGCGCCGGACGAGGTCACGCTCGACTGGTACCGGCGCAAGGGCATCGGCAACTTGCCCTATCCGCGTTTCGAGCCCGGCGACCAGGTGGCCTGGGATATCGACGAGACGCTGGACCTCTCTGAGCTGGTGCCCTTTATCGCCAAGCCGTTCGCACCGGGCAATGCCTTTCCGGCGGACGAAGTCGCTCGGGAAAAGCTGGCGTTCGATAAGGCCTTCATCGGTTCCTGCACGAACGGCGGATACGACGACTTGCTCGAAGCGGCGCTGGTGCTCCGCGCCGGGCGCGAGCACGGCTTCGAAAAGGCGCCTAAGACTTTCGTGATCTTTCCGGGGTCGGGCGGCGTCAAGCGCGATATCGAAAACCCCGAGCCACGCCTCGGCGGCGAGTCGATCGCGTCGGTGCTGCGATCCGTCGGCGGGGAAATCCGCGAGTCGTGGTGCGGCCCGTGCTTCGGCCAGGGGCCGGATGCCCTGAAGAAAGGTGAGGTTGCGATCACGTCGTTCAACCGCAACTGGCAGAACCGAATGGGCGTTGGTGGCCTCGGCTACCTCGCGAGCCCCGCGGTCGTCGCCTCGTCGGCCCTCCTCGGTTACATGGCCGGACCAACCGCGCTCGGGATCGAATGGAACCCGGAGCGCTTCGACGCCTCGATCTAG
- a CDS encoding HD domain-containing phosphohydrolase, with amino-acid sequence MYWAAPIRDPHGDVVGAVLLGESIADIAAEIHGTDAGRLFFYGLNGQPLEGSLPVLSRDVRQSVTSDHLMRVSATANGHTYAVAVADWTMRGERFGYLGVGLPADGVADSALRLRIILLFVFVGTALVVLAVGGLLARRISQPLERLVRTVAAGDLSDRAPTGAADEVGYLTSSFNVMTASLEEKTKALETTAFASIEALARAIDARDPYTYGHSARVARLSFELADEMGLPADELIALGRAALLHDIGKIGVEDRVLRKPGPLDKRETAAMREHPVIGYEMLKGLHFLESSLEGVRHHHEHWDGSGYPDGVKGENIPLAVRILAVADALDALTSDRPYRVAMSFPAALRTIEAGIGYQFDPAVVRALRSRSASIAALLTVMGKPRAMSLEVIKEPAG; translated from the coding sequence GTGTACTGGGCCGCCCCCATCAGGGACCCACACGGCGACGTCGTGGGCGCGGTTCTCCTGGGTGAGTCGATCGCCGACATCGCGGCGGAAATCCACGGGACTGACGCCGGCCGGCTATTTTTCTACGGCCTCAACGGCCAGCCGCTGGAGGGGTCGCTGCCAGTGCTCAGCCGTGATGTTCGCCAGTCCGTGACATCGGACCACTTGATGCGGGTGAGCGCCACCGCCAACGGACACACCTACGCAGTCGCGGTCGCCGACTGGACGATGCGCGGCGAGCGCTTCGGATACCTCGGAGTCGGACTGCCCGCGGATGGCGTGGCCGACAGCGCCCTCAGGTTGCGCATCATTCTCCTTTTCGTCTTTGTCGGGACAGCTCTGGTGGTCCTTGCGGTCGGTGGGCTGCTCGCGAGGCGGATCTCGCAACCATTGGAGCGGCTCGTCAGAACGGTGGCCGCCGGCGACCTCAGCGACCGAGCTCCGACTGGCGCCGCCGATGAGGTCGGCTACTTGACCTCTTCGTTCAACGTAATGACGGCCAGCCTCGAAGAGAAGACGAAGGCACTGGAGACCACAGCATTCGCCAGCATCGAGGCGCTGGCGCGCGCCATCGACGCGCGCGACCCGTATACGTACGGTCATTCCGCTCGGGTAGCGAGGTTGAGCTTCGAGCTCGCCGACGAAATGGGACTACCAGCGGATGAGCTCATCGCCCTGGGCCGCGCCGCGCTTCTCCATGACATCGGGAAAATCGGCGTCGAGGATCGCGTCCTTCGTAAGCCAGGGCCACTGGATAAACGGGAGACGGCGGCAATGCGCGAGCACCCAGTCATCGGGTACGAGATGCTCAAGGGCCTGCATTTCCTGGAGTCGAGCCTCGAGGGAGTGCGCCATCACCACGAGCATTGGGACGGTAGTGGATACCCGGACGGTGTCAAGGGGGAGAACATCCCGCTGGCCGTCCGCATCCTAGCGGTCGCGGATGCGCTCGACGCTCTCACCTCGGACCGACCCTATCGCGTCGCCATGAGCTTTCCGGCCGCCCTGCGCACCATCGAGGCCGGAATCGGTTATCAGTTCGATCCGGCCGTGGTCCGCGCCCTGCGATCGCGCAGCGCGTCGATCGCGGCGCTTCTGACGGTGATGGGCAAGCCCCGTGCCATGTCGCTGGAAGTCATCAAGGAGCCAGCTGGATGA
- a CDS encoding LeuA family protein, translating into MPDEAQLIYDWNTVDAPPKPAHPVAIHDETLRDGIQGPSVRDPDIEHKLRFLHLADELGVGSIDLGLPGSGPRAVADVERLAEEIRDQRLRIRPLCAARTLEVDIRPVVEISQRVGIPIEVAAFIGSSPIRQYAEGWTIDQMVDNTRKAVRFARQNELPVLYVTEDTTRAQPETLRRLFGTAIEEGAARVAVCDTVGHSTPEGARAVVRYVRRMLDEMKPTVGLDWHGHSDRGLGVINAIEAAIAGADRIHGCALGLGERVGNTHLDLLLVNFRLMGWIDTDLTKLREMGDVIAEGTGMAIPANYPVLGKDAFRTATGVHAAAVIKAMRKGDDWLANRVYSGVPAELFGCEQVIEIGPMSGESNVVFWLEQHGIQPRPDLVGAIIERAKQGNHLLDEVEIYAVVNQRSAKTAS; encoded by the coding sequence GTGCCTGACGAAGCGCAGCTGATTTACGACTGGAACACGGTCGACGCGCCGCCGAAGCCGGCCCACCCCGTGGCGATTCACGATGAGACGCTGCGCGATGGCATCCAGGGTCCGTCCGTGCGCGACCCCGATATCGAACACAAACTGCGGTTCCTGCACCTTGCCGATGAGCTCGGTGTCGGATCGATCGACCTCGGTCTTCCAGGTTCTGGCCCACGCGCGGTCGCGGACGTGGAACGGCTGGCCGAGGAGATTCGCGACCAACGCCTGCGCATCAGGCCGCTCTGCGCGGCACGCACGCTCGAGGTCGACATCCGGCCGGTGGTCGAGATCTCGCAGCGCGTCGGCATCCCGATCGAGGTCGCGGCCTTCATCGGCTCCAGTCCGATTCGCCAGTACGCCGAAGGCTGGACGATCGACCAGATGGTCGACAACACGCGCAAGGCCGTCCGTTTCGCCCGGCAGAACGAACTGCCCGTGCTCTATGTCACCGAGGACACGACTCGGGCTCAGCCCGAGACGCTTCGCCGACTATTTGGCACCGCGATCGAGGAGGGCGCGGCGCGCGTCGCCGTCTGCGATACGGTCGGCCACTCGACGCCGGAGGGCGCCCGGGCCGTCGTCCGCTACGTCCGACGGATGCTGGACGAAATGAAACCCACCGTTGGCCTTGACTGGCACGGCCACAGCGACCGCGGTCTCGGCGTCATCAATGCCATCGAGGCGGCCATTGCGGGCGCCGACCGCATTCATGGCTGCGCGCTCGGTCTTGGCGAGCGCGTCGGCAACACGCATTTGGATCTGCTGCTCGTGAACTTTCGCCTGATGGGCTGGATCGACACGGATCTGACCAAGCTTCGCGAGATGGGCGACGTTATCGCCGAGGGCACCGGGATGGCGATCCCGGCGAATTATCCGGTGCTCGGTAAAGACGCCTTTCGCACAGCAACCGGCGTCCACGCCGCTGCTGTTATCAAGGCCATGCGCAAGGGCGACGACTGGCTCGCGAACCGCGTCTATTCGGGTGTCCCCGCCGAGCTGTTCGGCTGCGAGCAGGTGATCGAGATCGGGCCGATGAGTGGGGAATCGAACGTCGTCTTCTGGCTGGAGCAGCACGGCATCCAGCCGCGGCCCGACCTGGTTGGCGCGATCATCGAGCGCGCCAAGCAGGGCAATCACCTGCTCGACGAGGTCGAGATCTACGCGGTGGTCAACCAGCGATCGGCGAAAACCGCGTCTTGA
- a CDS encoding dihydrolipoamide acetyltransferase family protein, which produces MADQTFRLPDLGEGLTEAQLVTWRVEEGAQVEVNAPLCEVETAKAVVVIPSPWAGTIQKLHARPGESVAVGEALVTITSAEVTPAEATPGTLVGYGPGAPESGIRRKARTAVASVPESSSDTRAAPFVRQLAKEKGVDLAQVTGSGPGGRITRADVEAAASSPAAVSSTSTAAPPTDGERRISVVGIRKAIAKQMLRSVSTIPQFTEFAIFDATNLMAAREQRKASGRSMTPLPYFIAAVVKAVHAFPLMNSSWDESRDEIIVKQPVNVGIAVNTGQGLLVPVLRGADQLELSAIAEKSAQLIEGARAGTLPPGQMSGGTITVTNVGASGPVETGTPIINPPECCVVAFGAIKPRPMVVDGNVVARSGAWISISVDHRIVDGALATEFLTALVAELETISA; this is translated from the coding sequence ATGGCTGATCAGACGTTCCGATTGCCCGACCTGGGCGAGGGTCTCACCGAGGCCCAGCTGGTGACATGGCGCGTCGAGGAAGGCGCGCAGGTCGAGGTCAACGCGCCGCTCTGCGAAGTCGAAACGGCAAAGGCCGTGGTCGTGATCCCGTCGCCCTGGGCCGGGACGATTCAAAAACTGCATGCGCGGCCCGGTGAGTCGGTTGCGGTGGGTGAGGCGCTCGTGACGATCACGTCCGCCGAGGTGACCCCGGCTGAGGCTACGCCGGGGACACTCGTCGGTTACGGACCCGGGGCGCCCGAATCTGGCATTCGGCGCAAGGCGCGAACCGCGGTGGCGTCAGTCCCGGAGAGCAGCAGCGATACGCGAGCGGCGCCTTTCGTCCGCCAGCTCGCGAAAGAGAAGGGCGTCGACCTGGCGCAGGTTACGGGAAGCGGCCCGGGCGGCCGCATCACGCGAGCCGATGTCGAAGCGGCGGCATCGTCACCGGCCGCGGTCTCATCGACATCGACGGCCGCACCACCGACGGATGGCGAGCGGCGCATCAGCGTAGTCGGGATCCGCAAGGCGATCGCCAAGCAGATGCTGCGGTCGGTTTCCACGATTCCACAGTTCACCGAGTTCGCGATCTTTGACGCCACCAACTTGATGGCGGCCCGCGAGCAGCGAAAAGCGAGCGGCCGCTCGATGACCCCTCTCCCCTATTTCATCGCGGCCGTGGTGAAGGCGGTTCACGCCTTTCCCTTGATGAACAGCTCATGGGATGAGAGCCGCGACGAGATCATCGTGAAGCAGCCGGTCAACGTCGGGATCGCGGTCAATACCGGCCAGGGGTTGCTGGTGCCGGTCCTCCGAGGCGCAGACCAACTCGAGCTCAGCGCGATCGCGGAAAAAAGCGCCCAGCTGATCGAGGGCGCGCGCGCCGGAACGCTGCCACCCGGCCAGATGAGCGGCGGAACCATCACCGTGACGAACGTCGGCGCCAGCGGCCCGGTCGAGACCGGCACGCCGATCATCAATCCGCCGGAGTGCTGCGTCGTCGCCTTCGGCGCCATCAAGCCGCGGCCGATGGTGGTCGACGGCAACGTTGTCGCCCGCAGCGGCGCCTGGATTTCGATCTCGGTCGATCACCGGATCGTTGACGGGGCGCTGGCGACCGAGTTTCTCACCGCGCTGGTCGCTGAGCTCGAGACGATCAGTGCCTGA
- a CDS encoding alpha-ketoacid dehydrogenase subunit beta, translating to MEAVTMAKAINLSLRDALSRDDNVLIFGEDVGALGGVFRITDGLQKAFGEERVFDTPLAESAIIGVAVGLALRGFRPVPEIQFDGFIYPAFEQIVSHVAKYRNRSGVSLPITIRVPFGGNIGAVEHHSESPEAYFAHTAGLKVVTPSTPGDAFALLQAAIDDPDPVIFFEPKARYYLKEEIDPAARVPIGKARVAHEGSGVTVIAYGPTVSIALQAAKTAAAEQISIEVIDLRSLSPLDMDTVMASVRKTHRAVVVHEAPVFCGFGAEVAARISHDAFDFLEAPVARIGGLNVPYPPARYEKLYLPDVDRILQAADAALAYG from the coding sequence ATGGAAGCGGTGACGATGGCGAAGGCCATCAACCTCTCGCTGCGTGATGCGCTGAGCCGCGACGACAACGTCCTCATCTTTGGCGAGGACGTGGGCGCGCTCGGCGGCGTCTTTCGGATCACCGACGGGTTGCAGAAGGCCTTCGGTGAAGAGCGGGTGTTCGACACCCCGCTCGCCGAGTCGGCCATCATCGGGGTCGCGGTCGGCCTGGCACTGCGCGGCTTCCGGCCCGTACCGGAGATCCAGTTCGACGGCTTTATTTACCCAGCGTTCGAGCAGATCGTCAGCCACGTCGCCAAGTACCGAAATCGTTCCGGGGTCTCGCTGCCGATCACGATTCGCGTCCCCTTCGGTGGCAACATCGGCGCGGTCGAGCATCACTCGGAGAGTCCTGAGGCGTACTTCGCGCACACCGCCGGCCTGAAGGTCGTCACGCCGTCGACGCCCGGCGATGCCTTTGCCCTCCTCCAGGCGGCGATCGACGACCCGGACCCGGTGATCTTTTTCGAGCCGAAGGCGCGCTACTACCTCAAAGAAGAGATCGACCCCGCCGCTCGCGTGCCCATCGGCAAGGCGCGGGTGGCGCACGAGGGCTCCGGCGTTACGGTGATTGCCTACGGGCCCACCGTGAGTATTGCGCTTCAGGCGGCGAAAACGGCGGCGGCCGAACAGATATCGATCGAGGTCATCGACCTTCGCAGCCTGTCGCCGCTCGACATGGACACGGTCATGGCCTCGGTGCGCAAGACGCATCGCGCCGTGGTCGTGCACGAGGCCCCCGTCTTTTGCGGGTTCGGAGCCGAGGTCGCTGCCCGCATCAGTCATGACGCCTTCGACTTTCTGGAGGCGCCGGTGGCGCGCATCGGCGGGTTGAACGTCCCCTATCCCCCAGCCCGCTACGAGAAGCTCTATCTGCCGGACGTCGACCGCATCCTCCAGGCGGCCGACGCGGCGCTGGCTTATGGCTGA
- the pdhA gene encoding pyruvate dehydrogenase (acetyl-transferring) E1 component subunit alpha: MADVVRVVAADDPVRALFSPAGELTAEGRSRLGLDAAALRELYRNMVLIRRADQEALNLQRQGELGLWGQFLGQEAIHVGAMTALRSEDWVFPSYREFGMAMIRGIDPADMLTLFRGLSHGPWDPRKYHFAPLAIPVATQVPHAVGFAMGCRLKHSDEVVLSTFGDGATSEGDWHEAMNFAGVFKAPVVFLCQNNYWAISVPLSKQTAGSIAERAQGYGFPGIRIDGNDVLGVYAAVRAAAARARQGEGPYLIEAVTYRMGAHTSSDDPARYRTDAELQAWNAKDPIARYQAWLVQQGIIEEGTVKAIADAAESAAQAMRSRLLALPTPPPGQAIFGRVYSNPPESFLREREEFESSLEGP; the protein is encoded by the coding sequence ATGGCGGACGTGGTTCGAGTCGTCGCGGCGGACGACCCGGTGCGCGCCCTTTTCTCACCGGCCGGCGAGCTGACCGCTGAAGGAAGGAGCCGCCTGGGGCTGGACGCCGCGGCGCTCCGCGAGCTGTACCGAAACATGGTGCTGATCCGTCGTGCGGACCAGGAGGCGCTGAACCTACAGCGGCAGGGTGAGCTCGGCCTGTGGGGTCAGTTCCTCGGGCAGGAGGCAATCCACGTCGGCGCCATGACGGCCCTTCGAAGTGAGGATTGGGTCTTCCCCAGCTACCGCGAGTTTGGTATGGCGATGATCCGGGGCATCGACCCCGCCGACATGCTGACACTGTTCCGTGGCCTCTCCCACGGACCGTGGGATCCGCGCAAGTACCACTTCGCACCGCTCGCCATTCCGGTCGCGACCCAGGTCCCCCATGCCGTCGGGTTCGCGATGGGCTGCCGGCTGAAGCACAGCGACGAGGTTGTGCTCTCCACTTTCGGGGATGGCGCCACCTCAGAGGGCGACTGGCACGAGGCCATGAACTTCGCTGGCGTCTTCAAAGCGCCGGTGGTCTTCCTCTGCCAGAACAACTACTGGGCGATCTCCGTCCCGCTGTCGAAGCAGACCGCGGGGTCCATCGCCGAGCGCGCCCAGGGCTATGGGTTTCCCGGCATCCGCATCGACGGCAATGACGTCCTCGGCGTCTACGCGGCCGTGCGGGCCGCCGCCGCCCGCGCGCGCCAGGGTGAGGGCCCGTACCTGATCGAGGCGGTGACCTACCGCATGGGCGCGCACACCAGCTCCGACGATCCAGCGCGATATCGAACGGACGCCGAGCTGCAGGCCTGGAACGCCAAAGATCCCATCGCCCGCTATCAGGCCTGGCTCGTGCAGCAGGGCATCATCGAAGAGGGGACCGTCAAGGCGATCGCGGACGCGGCCGAGTCGGCCGCCCAGGCGATGCGCTCGCGGCTGCTCGCGCTGCCCACGCCGCCGCCCGGCCAGGCGATCTTTGGCCGTGTCTATTCGAACCCGCCGGAGTCCTTCCTTCGGGAACGCGAAGAATTCGAATCCTCCCTGGAGGGCCCGTAA
- the rnhC gene encoding ribonuclease HIII, translating into MKLSEGTSQATAIMYQSGKLVIAGHAPAFDHAVAIARSVAKPVAPKRAHASPPTSAPAEAPPETEPHIGTDEAGKGDFFGPLVTAGVYVDERTAKLLRTLGVRDSKLVGDRELRGLATDIRAVVEADKRAVIMLAPKRYNELYKQMRSEGKNLNTLLAWAHTRVIEDLIGHGLQPTFILSDQFGDKRYIESRLMVDTRLSGVPVLQMHRAEADVAVAAASILARDAFLHWLDQAGKTLGLTVPKGASPKVIDTGKLLVSRMGAEGLKNYAKVSFKTMEKVLAGTTS; encoded by the coding sequence GTGAAGCTGTCCGAGGGGACGAGCCAAGCGACGGCGATCATGTACCAATCGGGCAAGCTGGTCATCGCTGGCCACGCGCCGGCCTTCGACCACGCGGTCGCCATCGCGAGGTCGGTCGCGAAGCCGGTCGCCCCAAAGCGGGCTCACGCAAGCCCACCCACGTCGGCGCCGGCCGAAGCGCCGCCGGAGACCGAGCCGCACATCGGCACGGACGAAGCGGGAAAAGGCGACTTCTTTGGTCCGCTGGTGACGGCCGGGGTCTACGTCGATGAGCGGACGGCCAAGCTGCTGCGGACCCTTGGCGTCCGCGACAGCAAGCTCGTCGGCGATCGGGAACTGCGCGGACTCGCGACCGACATCCGCGCCGTCGTCGAGGCCGACAAACGTGCCGTGATTATGCTGGCCCCCAAACGCTACAACGAGCTCTACAAGCAGATGCGCAGCGAAGGGAAAAACCTCAACACGCTGCTGGCCTGGGCCCACACCCGGGTGATCGAAGACCTGATCGGTCACGGGCTCCAGCCGACGTTCATCCTCAGCGACCAGTTCGGAGACAAGCGATACATCGAGAGCCGCTTGATGGTCGATACGCGTCTTAGCGGCGTTCCCGTGCTCCAGATGCATCGCGCCGAAGCTGACGTGGCGGTCGCTGCGGCGTCGATCCTCGCCCGCGACGCGTTCCTGCACTGGCTCGACCAGGCCGGAAAAACACTCGGGCTGACCGTGCCGAAAGGGGCGTCGCCGAAAGTGATCGACACCGGCAAACTGCTGGTCAGCCGCATGGGCGCCGAAGGTTTGAAGAACTACGCGAAAGTCTCCTTCAAGACAATGGAAAAGGTTCTGGCTGGAACAACGTCCTAG